From Callospermophilus lateralis isolate mCalLat2 chromosome 5, mCalLat2.hap1, whole genome shotgun sequence, a single genomic window includes:
- the Flt4 gene encoding vascular endothelial growth factor receptor 3, translating into MQPGAALCLRLWLCLGLLDGLASGYSMTPPTLNITEEAYIIDTSESLSISCRGQHPLEWAWPGAQETPGTGEKDSEDTGVVRDCEGTDAKPYCKVLLLGEAHANNTGSYLCYYKYIKARIEGTTAASTYVFVRDFEQPFINQPDTLLVNRKDSMWVPCLVSIPGLNVTLRSQSSVLQPDGQEVVWDDRRGMRVPTSLLRDALYLQCETTWGGQNFLSNLFLVHITGNELYDIQLFPKKSLELLVGEKLVLNCTVWAEFNSGVTFDWDYPGKQAERGKWVPERRSQQTHTELSSILTIYNVSQHDLGTYVCEVNNGIQKFRESTEVIVHEKPFISVEWLKGPVLEATAGDELVKLPVKLAAYPPPEFQWYKDKKAVTGRHSPHALVLKEVTEASAGIYTLALWNSAAGLRCNISLELVVNVPPHIHEKEASSPSIYSRHSRQALTCTAYGVPPPLSIQWHWRPWTPCKTFAQRSLRRRQQRDRMPQCRDWREVTTQDPVNPIESLDTWTEFVEGKNKTVSKLVIQDANVSAMYKCVVFNKVGQDERLIYFYVTTIPDGFSIESEPTEEPLEGQSVRLSCRADNYTYEHLRWYRLNLSTLHDAQGNPLLLDCKNVHLFATPLEANLEEAKPGERHATLSLSIPRVAPEHEGDYVCEVQDRRSHDKHCHKKYLSVQALEAPRLTQNLTDLLVNVSDSLEMRCPVAGAHIPSIVWYKDERVLEKESGIDLADSNQKLSIQRVREEDAGRYLCSVCNAKGCVNSSASVAVEGSEDKGSMEIVILIGTGVIAVFFWILLLLIFCNMRRPGHADIKTGYLSIIMDPGEVPLEEQCEYLSYDASQWEFPRERLHLGRVLGHGAFGKVVEASAFGINKGSSCDTVAVKMLKEGATASEHRALMSELKILIHIGNHLNVVNLLGACTKPNGPLMVIVEFCKYGNLSNFLRAKREAFNPYAEKSPEQRRRFHAMVEGAKADRRRSGSSDRALLTRLLMGKGGAGRAHPVQEVEDLWLSPLTMEDLVCYSFQVARGMEFLASRKCIHRDLAARNILLSESDIVKICDFGLARDIYKDPDYVRKGSARLPLKWMAPESIFDKVYTTQSDVWSFGVLLWEIFSLGASPYPGVQINEEFCQRLKDGTRMRAPELASPAIRRIMLSCWTGDPKARPAFSELVEILGDLLQSGGRQEEEEDCIAPCSSQSSEDSSFLQASTTALHVATEDVEDSPPSMHRHSLAARYYNCVSFPGYLARGTQTQGAPKMKTFEEFPMTPTTYKASVDNQTDSGMVLASEEFERIESRHRQDSGFSCKGPGQDVDVSRAHSDPQGRRRRPHRGPQGSRVFYNSEYGELSQPCEEGDCPPSASGPFFTDDGY; encoded by the exons ATGCAGCCGGGCGCCGCGCTGTGCCTGCGCCTGTGGCTCTGCCTCGGACTCCTCGACG GCCTGGCAAGTGGCTACTCCATGACCCCCCCAACCCTGAACATTACGGAGGAGGCATACATCATCGACACCAGTGAGAGCCTATCCATCTCCTGCAG GGGGCAACACCCCCTTGAGTGGGCCTGGCCAGGAGCTCAGGAGACACCAGGCACAGGGGAGAAGGACAGCGAGGACACAGGGGTTGTGCGAGACTGCGAGGGCACAGACGCCAAGCCCTACTGCAAGGTGCTGCTGCTGGGCGAGGCCCACGCCAACAACACAGGCAGCTACCTCTGCTACTATAAGTACATCAAGGCCCGCATCGAGGGCACCACAGCTGCCAGCACCTACGTGTTCgtaagag ACTTTGAGCAGCCGTTCATCAACCAACCCGACACACTCCTGGTCAACAGGAAGGACTCCATGTGGGTGCCCTGCTTGGTGTCCATCCCTGGCCTCAACGTCACATTGCGATCG CAAAGCTCCGTGCTGCAGCCTGATGGGCAGGAAGTGGTGTGGGATGACCGCCGGGGCATGCGGGTGCCCACGTCACTGCTGCGTGATGCTCTGTACCTGCAGTGTGAGACCACCTGGGGCGGCCAGAACTTCCTTTCCAATCTCTTCCTTGTGCACATCACAG GCAATGAACTCTATGACATCCAGCTGTTCCCCAAGAAGTCACTGGAGCTGCTGGTCGGGGAGAAGCTGGTCCTGAACTGCACAGTGTGGGCTGAGTTCAACTCAGGGGTCACCTTCGACTGGGACTATCCAGGGAAGCAG GCAGAGCGGGGTAAGTGGGTACCTGAGCGGCGCTCCCAGCAGACTCACACAGAACTCTCCAGCATCCTGACCATCTACAACGTCAGCCAGCACGACCTGGGCACATATGTTTGCGAGGTCAACAATGGCATCCAGAAATTCCGGGAGAGCACTGAAGTCATTGTGCACG AAAAGCCCTTCATCAGTGTCGAGTGGCTCAAAGGACCTGTCCTGGAGGCCACTGCAGGTGACGAGTTGGTGAAGCTGCCTGTGAAGCTGGCAGCGTATCCCCCGCCGGAGTTCCAATG GTACAAGGACAAAAAGGCAGTGACTGGGCGCCACAGTCCACATGCTCTGGTGCTCAAAGAAGTGACCGAAGCAAGTGCAGGCATCTACACACTCGCCCTGTGGAACTCAGCAGCCGGCCTGAGGTGCAACATCAGCCTGGAGCTGGTGGTGAATG TACCCCCACACATCCATGAGAAGGAAGCCTCCTCCCCCAGCATCTACTCCCGCCACAGTCGCCAGGCCCTCACCTGCACAGCCTATGGGGTGCCCCCACCTCTCAGCATCCAGTGGCACTGGCGGCCCTGGACACCCTGCAAGACATTTGCCCAGCGCAGCCT CCGTCGTCGGCAGCAGCGGGATCGCATGCCTCAGTGCCGCGACTGGAGGGAGGTGACCACACAGGACCCTGTGAACCCCATCGAGAGCCTGGACACCTGGACCGAGTTTGTGGAGGGGAAGAATAAG ACTGTGAGCAAGCTGGTGATACAGGATGCCAATGTGTCTGCCATGTACAAGTGTGTGGTCTTCAACAAGGTGGGCCAGGACGAGCGACTCATCTACTTCTATGTGACCA CCATCCCCGATGGCTTCAGTATAGAATCAGAACCCACTGAGGAGCCTTTGGAGGGCCAGTCCGTGCGCCTCAGCTGCCGAGCCGACAACTACACTTACGAGCATCTACGTTGGTACCGCCTCAACCTGTCCACGCTGCACGATGCGCAAGGGAACCCGCTACTGCTCGACTGCAAGAACGTGCACCTATTCGCCACGCCGCTGGAGGCCAATCTGGAGGAAGCGAAACCAGGGGAGCGCCACGCCACACTCAGCCTGAGCATCCCCCGAGTGGCGCCCGAGCATGAGGGCGACTACGTGTGCGAGGTGCAGGATCGTCGCAGCCACGACAAACACTGCCACAAGAAGTACCTGTCAGTGCAGG CCTTAGAAGCTCCTCGGCTCACGCAGAACTTGACAGACCTCCTGGTGAACGTGAGTGATTCCCTGGAAATGAGGTGCCCGGTGGCTGGAGCGCATATACCCAGCATTGTGTGGTACAAAGACGAAAGGGTGCTGGAGAAAGAGTCTG GAATCGACCTGGCAGACTCGAACCAGAAACTGAGCATCCAGCGCGTGCGCGAAGAAGACGCTGGCCGCTACTTGTGCAGCGTGTGCAACGCCAAGGGCTGCGTCAACTCTTCCGCGAGCGTGGCGGTGGAAG GCTCGGAGGACAAAGGCAGCATGGAGATCGTGATCCTCATTGGCACCGGGGTCATTGCTGTCTTTTTctggatcctcctcctcctcatcttctgTAACATGCGAAGG CCGGGACATGCAGACATCAAGACTGGCTACCTGTCCATCATCATGGACCCGGGGGAAGTGCCTCTAGAGGAACAATGTGAATACCTGTCCTATGACGCCAGCCAGTGGGAGTTTCCCCGGGAGCGTCTGCACCTTG GGAGAGTCCTTGGTCATGGAGCCTTTGGGAAGGTGGTGGAAGCCTCAGCTTTTGGCATTAACAAAGGCAGCAGCTGTGACACCGTGGCTGTGAAAATGCTAAAAG AGGGCGCCACGGCTAGCGAACATCGCGCCCTGATGTCGGAGCTCAAGATTCTAATCCACATCGGTAACCACCTCAACGTGGTCAACCTCCTGGGGGCGTGTACCAAACCCAACG ggCCCCTCATGGTGATCGTAGAGTTCTGCAAGTATGGCAACCTCTCCAACTTCTTGCGCGCCAAGCGGGAAGCCTTCAACCCCTACGCG GAGAAGTCTCCCGAGCAGCGAAGGCGCTTCCACGCGATGGTTGAAGGCGCCAAGGCTGACCGGAGAAGGTCGGGGAGCAGCGATAGAGCCCTGCTCACACGGCTCCTGATGGGCAAGGGAGGGGCAGGGCGGGCTCATCCTGTTCAAGAAG TGGAAGACCTATGGCTGAGCCCACTGACCATGGAAGACCTTGTCTGCTACAGCTTCCAAGTGGCTCGGGGAATGGAGTTCCTGGCCTCCCGCAAG TGCATCCACAGAGACCTGGCTGCACGAAACATCTTGCTGTCAGAAAGTGACATAGTGAAGATCTGCGACTTTGGCCTTGCTCGGGACATCTACAAAGACCCTGACTATGTCCGCAAAGGCAGC GCCCGGCTGCCCCTGAAGTGGATGGCCCCTGAGAGCATCTTCGACAAGGTGTACACCACACAGAGTGATGTCTGGTCCTTCGGGGTGCTGCTGTGGGAGATCTTCTCCCTGG GGGCCTCCCCATACCCTGGGGTGCAAATCAACGAGGAGTTCTGCCAGCGACTGAAAGATGGCACCCGGATGAGGGCTCCAGAGCTGGCCTCTCCTGCTAT ACGCCGCATCATGCTGAGCTGTTGGACAGGAGACCCCAAAGCAAGGCCTGCTTTCTCAGAGCTGGTGGAAATCCTGGGGGACCTGCTTCAGAGTGGAGGCCGGCAG gaggaagaggaggactgCATAGCCCCATGCAGCTCTCAGAGTTCAGAGGACAGCAGCTTCCTGCAGGCATCCACCACAGCCCTGCATGTGGCCACTGAAGACGTGGAGGACAGCCCGCCCAGCATGCACCGCCACAGCCTGGCTGCGAG GTATTATAATTGTGTGTCCTTTCCCGGGTACCTGGCCAGAGGGACTCAGACCCAGGGTGCCCCCAAGATGAAGACCTTTGAAGAATTCCCTATGACCCCAACAACGTACAAAGCCTCTGTG GATAACCAGACAGACAGTGGGATGGTGCTGGCCTCAGAGGAATTTGAGCGGATAGAGAGCAGGCATAGACAAGACAGTGGATTCAG